The Nitrospira sp. sequence GTCTGGCATCTGCCAATACCACACAGATACGTCGCCTCCCGAAGCGATGCGGCAAGCCCTCGTGAGTCATCCAGCTATCTTTATCAATGAAACGCTCTCCCGTTTGAACCCAGAGTATGTGAGCCCAGATGCTTAGATGTATATCCAAAAAAACATGCAGACACACAGAAGATACCATGAAACATTTTATAACCGAAATCACTGCCAGCTAGGCAATCCATTTTGTAACCTCCTAGCATACCCAGCCACTATCGCAATAGTCGGACGGTGAATCCTACCAGGTCGTCATAACCTGGTTTCTCTAGTTTCGTATCCGTTGAGATGCGGCACGCTCATTTTCGATGATTATTGCGACAGGCCACTCTCGACCAGTGTTGCAAAAGGCACCCAGGATGAGCGGGTGAGCGGGATTTTATCTGTATTTACCTCAGGAACACACTCGCATCGTAGTGGCACTTCCCTTGCTTAGATCACTCATAGCGAGAGTATCGTCGGCTAGCTACCCCTATGGTCCCTTTCCCGGAGAGAGACGATTATGGTCAATAAGACGACTGTGTTGATTGTCGAGGGTGATCGAGATATGCGGAATCTTCTCCATGATGAGTTTTGGGGCGCGGGCTATCGGCTCCGTGAAGCCCAGAATGTCAATGAAGCCGTTCGTGCTATCTTGGAAACACCTCCCGACGTTATTGTGACGGACGTCCAGCCGTCGGTAGGAGCGTCGGAGTATATCGCGCTATTGCGCAGCGTCGCTCCGCAGTGTCCAATTATTGCAATGACGGCATTCGGCAGTGCCAAAGTGCGGGAGGATGTGCTGCAGGCCGGGGCCAACGCCTGTATCGATAAGCCTATGCGACTCTCTGATATCCGAGCCAAAGTCGAGGGATTGGTCTTCAAATCGAATCGGAGACGAGTTTGTGATGTCAATCGATAATGGTAAGAGCCGCGTGTTTGCTGGGGGGGCTTATAACGTCATTGTTGACCTGTGCTTTCAGCCAACATACTCATAGCACCCTCGCAAGATGGCAGACCTCTCACCCTGGCATATGCTTTGGTCCCATATTCCCTTTGCAACACCAGGGCAAAAGGAGGTGTCAATGCTTTGCTGGTACGCTTACTAGAAACCATGACACCAACCTGGATGATTTCTCGCTCGTTTTTGGTTTGACAGTTGGTCGCATGGAACAATCGCGACCCATGTCTTTCCCCAGTACGGTCCTTCCATAGCCTTCGTTAGCAAGCAGTTTCTTGGTTGAGGTCCAGCTCAATACTACCAGTCCCTCTGCCGTGTCCGCCTGTGCCATTAGAAGAGCGAACATTTCCCAATCTCCATGTACGGCGTATTAGTCTCGTCATCAGTTATTTTCTTCTCCCCGCCGGTGGGTAAATCCTCGCCAACCTCTATATATCCAAATGGAGAGGTGCGGATGAACCTTCCATTGTTTTTGTTATAGGTAAAATCCCCCCAAATCATCCCGCAGGAGAGAAAGCCTGCCTCGTTGAAACCCTCTTTGCACCAGTCGCGCGGAGCGCTTTTCCCAACCACGGTAATCTGAAATGCGGCTGTAGGTTGTGTGGACCTCGAGATGACATATTTCGACGGATTGTTAAATGTAGTCGAGTTCCAGTGCTTGCTGGTTTTGTCATGCCAGAATCCATTTCTCTGCTCAGCGATGCACAAATAGTGTTCTCTGGGCTTTTCCGAATCTCCTGCCTCCACATTCGCCGAGAGCATCGTCAATAGGACGGTCAGCACAAGTTGGATTCGCATCGGTCTGTCCTTCCATTACTTCACCAGTCCAAGACCGAACATTTGTTGCCTAAGCCGCATCAAACCCTTTGCCTAGCCGCACTGTCGGTTAAGTGTGCGCATATACACGCATAAACATAAGATAGATAGTAGGTACGGATCATAAACTAGGATAGTTCCTAGTTCGGAATAGATTCTGCCAACTGCATAACTAAGTTGTTCATTGATAAATGCGTCCATATGGACCGCCATCACAATCGCAGATGAACGGCTCTCTCATGACCTTACGCGACGAGATTCGGCACTTTATGGTCGTCTCGGAAAGCTTGCTCGACGGTACCATCAAAGCAGAGGATCTGACCTACATCGAACTCGAACTTCTCCAGTACTATCTATGCGAGGTTGGTCAGAAGTTTCCGACCCACCTCAAACTGACTCATACGTCGACGCAGGACCACGCCGATGGCACCTCCCAATCATTGCCGAGTGGGTTCATGCCCAAGGGAGAGTAACCTATATGAGCAATGTTCACCGTCAAAGAGTTTGTGCTGACGACACATCGACCATACTTGTTCAGACCAAGCCACTACTAGCTGATGGCTGGGAGACGAAAAGATGGCCAATACCGTCAGCGGTTTCTTCCGCACCCTCGCCCACGCGGAACAAACCAAGTTCGAACTCGCCACCCTGAGGAAGTCGGCTTTCAGCCCACCACCCATGCCGACATGTCTCCGCATGGGTTCTTCGCGGAACCTCAAGCACTTACTTGGGATCGATCCATCGAGTCAGCCTCTGCTCTCAGAAGGCGTTCGGCGTGGTGGGCCAGTGCTTGAGGTCCAAGCCGAGGAACATTACCTCAATGCGATTGCCGATATTTTTGATCAATGGGGAGCCGAAGACACCTCGATCTTCACGGCAGCAGAGCGGGTGGATGAACAACAGGAGTACTGGAGCCAGATGTTGGCTGACAGAGACTAGGGGGACTATGCCGAGAGGCGGGGGGGAAGGCTCACCTCGGCACGCGTAGTGCCAGTGGAGCCATGACACATAATGATCAATCTACTAGATCTCAACCAGCGGACGACCATGCTGGACTATAAGCATCGCTGGATTGAATTAACTCCTAGAAGGGATACTCACGATGGGACATGGCGCTGTCAGTTCATGATTATTGGATTCAAACATACGTCCTGGAGCTACCATCAAGGATATGCCAACGGAACCTTCGCGTCCCGTGATGCTGCCAAATCGGCTGCACTGGAAAAGGCGAAACGTCTCGTCGATACACTTGAACAGACTGCCCAAGATCCACGGCCAGAATCCGGCTTGGTCTTGGAACCTACACGAGCAGAATTCGAAGACTGTTTGCTTAGGCTCGATGTTGTTATGGCGTTAACGCGACTGCCTTGATCAGTTTCCTCCATTCCGACGATGCGATAAGCTGATGACCTGCTTATAATCCTTTCCTTTCGTTCCACGCTTCAAGAGTTATATCCCCCTATCCCCCTAGAGCATAGATAGCTGAGGAGCGGAATTGCTGGCTTTACCAAAGGATAATTTGAGGAGTTTTAGGACACGCTTAGCTCCCGCTTCGTGATAGAGTGCGCGATGCCTATTCGCAATCACTCCAAATCCAATCCCAAATCGATTCCCAAAAATAAGAATCAAAAGAAGTTAGGTATTAGCATTTTTTATGCAAACCCAAAACTCAAGCAACTTCCAGACACGACCCGCATTCCGTGGTTTACTAGTAAGGCTCTACCTACCCCAGCAAGCCCGGCAAGGATATCTAGCCGTCAACTATCTTCGCTTCCGACCAACCAGTTGCCTTCAAGTAATTGATCGGCACACTCCTGCCCCCGTCATAGGCTTGAGACTCTTTTAGACTTTGGAGTACAAGGAGAAAAAGGAGGGCAGTTACTGGACTGAGAACCCATCGTTTGGCGCGTTGGAGATCAATCGATAGATGACTGAAGAATGTCTGAATCAATTTCCACTGCGCGACTTCCAAGGCAGTGGTTTCTGCTTCGTCGCGAGTCGAAACTCTGCCTAAGCGTAGCCGTAGTGAAGTATGTGGGTGCTCTCAGGTACCGAGGTTGCCAAGACCCCACTGATCGAACCATCGACTAGGTGTGGCTCCTTGCGCGTACCGATCATGGCCGAGTACAGCGGGTGGCACGCATTACAGAACGTCGCGGTGAAGGCATAGCTATCAGCTGGTTGACTATAAGATGCATGGTACTCCGTTAGCCTCATCCACACATCTCCGTTCGGATCATAAACTCTCTCGCACAGCTCACAGAGTGTAAGGGGTTTTGATTGAGAGGCCATGACTCACCTCCACGCATATGGGGGATCACGACGAAGTAGAATCCGAATTGGGGCGCATTCTGGCACGGGTGCGCAGCCAAGACTTACTAGGATAATCCCTAGCTCGACGATTCTGACACCGGGCAAAACAAATATGGGGGCGATAAGTTTCACTCTAGGGGTCTGCCTAGTGTCATAACCATACAAGACAGACTCTCAACCTCTCATTTTTGCGACACCTTTGTACCCGCACTTCCTGGTAATGCTAAGTAGTTGCGTGTGTAAGTCTTTGTATCTACGTACGAATCGCTCGCCGTATGTTTAGCCTACTCAATGGCATTTAACTTGCGCTTGATCTCTGGGGACAGCTTGCAGGGAGGTGGATATGCAACAGGGATTGCATGTGCCCAGAACAATCAGGGCGGCCTTGTTTGTCCAATATGAATGGCATCTCACGCCGAGAGGATGGATACTCGGGGGGTGGTGTGCATCTGAATCGGTCACCTCACCAATGCCGCCTCCGGATGATCGTGTTGAGACATGGATGATCACCGCAACACCCTACAAGAACCTGTGCGTTCCTGCGCAACAGCAATGGTCGCTCGTCTGGGTCTCTTCTCAACATAGTGCGGCCCAGCGACGCGCATTACGGGCATGGCATCGTCTGCCCGCGCAAGGGCGGGAGGATTCAACGCCCACCTCTTGGGACTTTCCTCTGAACTAGTTTTGAGTGTGCCCCCTACTGACCAAACGGCACACCTCGCCACCATTCATAGTTCATAGTCACGGGACTCTTTTAGGGAATGCACCACCAAAAGCAAAAGGGAGGTGTTTTTGGTTGACCGGCGGGAAATCAGCAAATGCACCTCCCACAGAAGCACCCGCACTCGTGGGGTGGCTCGAGCGTAACCATGTTCACTCGCTGCCCGCGAAGGGTGGCGCCGTCACATCGGTACGGTGCCACGTCGCAAAAATCAGCACCGTGTACTGGTTGTAAAATGCTCGCCCGACCAGTTTGGCAGTTGTACCGAGAAACTCACCGGTTCGATTATCAAACACATCCATATGGAGCCGAACATAGCCGCTTTGGCTCTGGTTCTTGTAGAGTGTGAGTTCGGGGAGCGAGAAGGGAATCAAGACGCTCTGAACGGGCGGCATGCCTACGAAGGTCGTGCCTTGCATGGTCCCGAACGATTCGGCCATCACACGAACCGAGTATGGCGCGATGTCTTGGGTGGAGACACGATAGCCTTGGCGACCCAACTCTGCGGCCACGGCATCCCTAATGTATAGAATGTCGTGCGATGGACGATCAATCACGCCTGCCTCCCCATTCGTCATGCGGGGCCGGGACTGAGCACTGTCGAGCCCAGTTGCATCCACGGCTACATTGACGTCCTTGGGGAGGCGAATCGATAGATTCTTCAGGGCCTGCTCGACTGCCTGAGTCAACAGGACCTGCTCAACCGCCGTTCGAGGAGTGCGTGACACTTCTTGTTCAAGTGCGCATCCCGTGACCAGTGCCGTGAGCACACAGAGGGTAAAAGGAGAAACCTTCATGAGGAGCCAGACTATTAACCTAGCCGAGACTGACGTACGCCGGGGAATCACCGGTCTTTCGTATGCAGAATGGATTATCAGCTCCTCTCAGCCGCGACCCAACTGGGGCTCTCCCTCGTAGGCGCAAGCATGACTGGTCGAGCGCACCGGAGGCGAAGGCCCACGAAGCAAATAAGCTGCCGATGCTAATGAAGTTCATCGATCGAAGTTCTGGTGAATATACCAGTGCCCAGATACTTGAAGAAACGCTATGGTAACTGTGGCCTACGGACCTCAAAAAGAATAAGGTTTACCGGGGAGGTGCACTATGACTACGACTCAAGCGGCTGAACTCCGAGTCAAGTGGAAACAGCAGAGCAATCCTTCTAAGTGCGAACATCTGAACCTGGAATTGGAATGGAGTGAGGGCGGGTATCGGACTGGGAATTACAGTTGCATTGTATGTGGAGAGAACGTGGTGAAAGCCTGCGGACAATCATGAGACTGGAGTGTGTTTCTAACCCGGGTATGTTCAGTCAGTTGTGACCTTAAGAGTGTGACACCCGATGTCACTACCGTCACGGTGACGCCTGCACTTCAAAATTCTAGTTCCACTATGACGGTGAACGGGACACCCACCACCTCTGGCCAGGCTCGCCCCGTTACATTGCGTGCAGCGGGGTTGAGTACCCTGATCAATATAGTGGTGACGGCGCAGAACGGAACTCAGAGGACCTATACGGTGGAAGTCGATCGTGCCGCATTGGGTGGGAACAACAACCTGTCGGCCTTGAGCGTATCTCCAGGCTCTTTGGCTCCTGCGTTTGTACCAAGCACTCTGACCTACACGGTGAACGTGGCAAACTCCGTCACCAGCGTGAATGTCGCTGCAACCAAAGCCGATGCCAATGCGGTG is a genomic window containing:
- a CDS encoding response regulator, whose protein sequence is MVNKTTVLIVEGDRDMRNLLHDEFWGAGYRLREAQNVNEAVRAILETPPDVIVTDVQPSVGASEYIALLRSVAPQCPIIAMTAFGSAKVREDVLQAGANACIDKPMRLSDIRAKVEGLVFKSNRRRVCDVNR